A single window of Salvia splendens isolate huo1 chromosome 6, SspV2, whole genome shotgun sequence DNA harbors:
- the LOC121809019 gene encoding uncharacterized protein LOC121809019 — translation MMVPHQPNDAMREIQEAQKEQRTALGMLTKQLSQVTMSLGELRGNEGKIPATVQQPGRENISEVSLRSGKSHQEEGESSGADQAKQRDKGKAKVGGETSGESQGEEAEKVKPYPYRGMVTRKKDATINVASTFKDVEVKVPLLTTLKMPPISKFIKDYLAGKVNEYGRMITEENVSAVIQRSDLPSKKTDPWMFTLLLSIGDIQVEHAMCDFGASINVLPYAIYKKLGEAKLVDTDIMIQLADRSCIHPEGILEDVIVKVNDFLYPAEFFVIKMTEPAAKESSGVLLGRSFLSTASTIIDVRNGKINLDFNGEQFTFNIDKAMKRPADSENVYSVDVTEPLVQEYLEEEFL, via the exons ATGATGGTTCCGCACCAACCTAATGATGCGATGCGAGAAATtcaggaggctcagaaggagcaaAGGACAGCGTTGGgcatgcttacaaagcagttatctcaagTCACCATGTCGCTGGGAGAGCTGAGAGGAAACGAAGGGAAAATCCCTGCCACGGTGCAGCAGCCTGGGCGGGAGAACATAAGTGAAGTCTCCCTGAGGTCAGGGAAG AGCCACCAAGAAGAAGGAGAGTCCAGTGGAGCTGATCAAGCCAAACAAAGAGATAAAGGGAAAGCGAAAGTGGGCGGCGAGACCTCAGGAGAGAGTCAAGGAGAAGAAGCCGAGAAGGTCAAGCCGTACCCATACCGCGGAATGGTGACCAGGAAGAAAGATGCCACAATCAATGTGGCCAGTACGTTCAAAGATGTGGAAGTCAAAGTACCACTCTTGACGACATTAAAGATGCCCCCGATCAGTAAATTCATCAAGGACTACCTGGCGGGGAAGGTCAATGAATACGGGAGAATGATCACAGAAGAGAATGTCTCTGCAGTAATCCAGCGGAGCGACCTCCCCTCAAAGAAGACCGACCCATGGATGTTTACACTCCTGCTTTCAATTGGGGATATTCAagtggagcacgcaatgtgcgattTCGGGGCATCCATCAACGTTCTGCCGTATGCTATTTATAAGAAGCTGGGAGAGGCTAAGCTCGTCGATACAGACATCATGATACAACTGGCCGACAGATCTTGCATTCACCCGGAGGGAATTCTAGAAGATGTAATAGTGAAGGTGAATGACTTTCTATACCCAGCCGAATTCTTCGTCATCAAGATGACAGAGCCTGCGGCGAAGGAGTCAAGTGGAGTCCTGTTGGGAAGATCGTTCTTGTCTACGGCCAGCACTATAATCGACGTCCGTAATGGGAAGATTAATTTGGATTTCAACGGAGAACAGTTTACGTTCAACATCGACAAAGCAATGAAGAGGCCGGCAGACAGTGAAAATGTGTACTCAGTGGATGTGACCGAGCCGCTGGTGCAGGAGTATCTGGAAGAGGAGTTCTTATAA
- the LOC121809020 gene encoding pectinesterase inhibitor-like, which translates to MSYSTIIFLYLALLSQCHADLIADLCTKSNNPSLCNQALRSDPRSKGVDARGLARIALDNSLSATQASINVARSMSSPGNKDKIDTCIENFDDAVGNLQEAKPLIPKLDRPNISTLQTKGSTALTDVRPCSEEFGASEPTKLKQATNKAYTFIQLLLIIANTL; encoded by the coding sequence ATGTCTTATTCTACCATAATATTTTTGTATCTCGCCTTGTTAAGCCAATGCCATGCTGATTTGATAGCTGATTTGTGCACCAAATCCAACAATCCCTCCCTATGCAACCAAGCATTAAGATCTGACCCTCGATCAAAGGGTGTTGATGCTCGAGGCTTGGCTAGGATCGCACTTGACAATTCCTTATCCGCCACACAAGCCTCCATCAACGTAGCGAGGTCCATGTCCAGCCCTGGCAACAAAGATAAAATCGATACATGTATCGAGAACTTTGATGATGCAGTGGGCAACTTGCAAGAGGCCAAGCCCTTGATACCGAAACTAGACAGGCCTAACATCAGCACACTCCAAACCAAAGGTTCGACAGCTCTAACCGATGTGAGACCTTGCAGCGAGGAATTTGGAGCAAGCGAACCAACTAAATTGAAGCAAGCTACTAATAAAGCATACACATTTATTCAGTTGCTCCTGATTATTGCTAATACTTTGTAA
- the LOC121809021 gene encoding pectinesterase inhibitor-like, with product MSYSTIIFLSLALLSQCHADLIADLCTKSNNPSLCNQALRSDPRSKGADARDLARIALDNSLSATQASINVAKSVSSPGNKDKIDTCIENFDDAVGNLQEAKPLIPKLDRPNISTLQTKGSTALTDVRTCSEEFGASEPTKLKQATNKAYTFIQLLLIIANTL from the coding sequence ATGTCTTATTCTACCATAATATTTTTGTCTCTCGCCTTGTTAAGCCAATGCCATGCTGATTTAATAGCTGATTTGTGCACCAAATCCAACAATCCCTCCCTATGCAACCAAGCACTGAGATCTGACCCTCGATCAAAGGGTGCTGATGCTCGAGACTTGGCTAGGATAGCGCTTGACAATTCCTTGTCCGCCACACAAGCCTCCATCAACGTAGCAAAGTCAGTGTCCAGCCCTGGCAACAAAGATAAAATCGATACATGTATCGAGAACTTTGATGATGCAGTGGGCAACTTGCAAGAGGCCAAGCCCTTGATACCGAAGCTAGACAGGCCTAACATCAGCACACTCCAAACCAAAGGTTCGACAGCTCTAACCGATGTGAGAACTTGCAGCGAGGAATTTGGAGCAAGCGAACCAACTAAATTGAAGCAAGCTACTAATAAAGCATACACATTTATTCAGTTGCTCCTGATTATTGCTAATACTTTGTAA